A region from the Geobacillus vulcani PSS1 genome encodes:
- a CDS encoding SDR family NAD(P)-dependent oxidoreductase: MRLKGCHVVITGASGGIGEQIAYEAARQGAVPVLLARSEEKLKEISARIEAQTGIRAPYASLDVSDRDMIEAVVSQLIADLGAIDVLVNNAGFGVFRYVEDIDLEEMERMFAVNVFGLIACTKAVYPHMKERKSGHIINIASQAGKIATPKSSVYSATKHAVLGFTDSLRLEAGRFGIFVTAVNPGPVETNFFSTADESGEYVRNVSRWMLSPEAVARRVVAAMMTPTREVNMPRWMDFGSRLYRFAPGLVEKVAKRAFFQK, translated from the coding sequence GTGCGGTTGAAGGGGTGCCATGTCGTCATTACTGGAGCGTCGGGAGGAATTGGCGAGCAAATCGCCTATGAAGCAGCGCGCCAAGGGGCGGTGCCGGTGCTCTTGGCGCGCAGTGAAGAAAAGCTGAAAGAAATCAGCGCGCGGATCGAAGCGCAAACCGGCATTCGCGCCCCGTATGCATCGCTTGATGTCAGCGACCGCGACATGATCGAGGCGGTCGTTTCCCAACTCATTGCGGACCTTGGCGCGATCGATGTGTTGGTCAACAACGCTGGGTTTGGCGTCTTTCGCTATGTCGAGGACATCGACTTGGAGGAAATGGAGAGAATGTTTGCTGTTAACGTCTTCGGCCTCATCGCCTGCACGAAGGCGGTGTATCCGCACATGAAAGAGCGCAAGAGCGGCCATATCATCAACATCGCCTCGCAGGCGGGAAAAATCGCCACGCCCAAATCAAGCGTCTACTCCGCGACGAAACATGCGGTCCTTGGTTTTACGGACAGCCTCCGCCTTGAGGCGGGGCGCTTTGGCATTTTTGTCACCGCCGTCAACCCCGGGCCGGTGGAGACGAACTTTTTTTCGACCGCTGATGAGTCGGGAGAGTATGTGCGCAATGTCTCGCGTTGGATGTTAAGTCCGGAGGCGGTGGCAAGGCGCGTGGTTGCCGCGATGATGACGCCGACGCGCGAGGTGAACATGCCGCGTTGGATGGATTTCGGCAGCCGGCTGTACCGGTTCGCTCCGGGGCTTGTGGAAAAGGTGGCAAAGCGGGCGTTTTTCCAAAAGTAA
- a CDS encoding YqzH family protein, with translation MDERWLQKQVRNCLRHYGYSDEMMPLDEDDLRQLCAQIAAAKETCESADVYELVHDAVYRFMAGT, from the coding sequence ATGGATGAACGATGGCTGCAAAAACAAGTGCGCAACTGTTTACGGCACTATGGCTATAGCGACGAGATGATGCCGCTTGATGAGGATGATCTCCGGCAGCTTTGCGCCCAAATCGCCGCAGCAAAAGAAACGTGCGAGAGTGCAGACGTGTATGAGCTTGTCCATGACGCCGTCTACCGGTTTATGGCGGGCACTTGA
- a CDS encoding CDGSH iron-sulfur domain-containing protein, whose translation MAKVQIKVNDNGSLRVTGEVELLDGEGKPFVTKQTFSLCRCGLSNNKPFCDGSHKGRFQSVVRAPSPETDEQ comes from the coding sequence ATGGCAAAAGTGCAAATCAAAGTGAACGACAACGGCTCGCTGCGGGTCACCGGTGAGGTGGAACTGCTCGATGGAGAAGGAAAGCCGTTTGTGACAAAACAAACGTTTTCGCTCTGTCGCTGTGGGCTGTCGAACAACAAACCGTTTTGCGACGGTTCGCACAAAGGCCGCTTTCAGTCGGTCGTCCGCGCTCCGTCCCCGGAAACGGATGAACAGTGA
- a CDS encoding iron-sulfur cluster biosynthesis family protein produces the protein MSVNITFTDAAKERLTPIVAKSGRQLKLKYDTDGCGCLVDGVPALWLVDEADEDDLVVETNFVPVLLERSRLIFFDETMTIDVKPGTAAFQLKSPGQMLNGHMPLVKVGSDDER, from the coding sequence ATGAGCGTGAACATCACGTTTACTGATGCAGCAAAAGAAAGGCTTACCCCTATTGTAGCCAAATCGGGGCGGCAGTTAAAGCTCAAATATGACACCGACGGCTGCGGCTGTTTGGTCGATGGCGTGCCGGCGCTATGGCTCGTTGACGAGGCCGATGAGGACGACCTTGTCGTTGAGACAAACTTCGTTCCGGTGCTTTTAGAGCGGTCGCGGCTCATCTTTTTTGATGAGACGATGACGATTGATGTCAAGCCGGGTACGGCCGCCTTTCAGCTAAAAAGCCCCGGGCAAATGCTGAACGGACATATGCCGCTTGTGAAGGTGGGATCGGACGATGAACGGTAA
- a CDS encoding YqkC family protein: MNGKLRQLAETAKQKTWVSFTHENDPYSLLHWSVAGPYQDKKDVWLLQNEMTFETREFATLDDAIAWLGEHMPHITEVL, from the coding sequence ATGAACGGTAAACTTCGGCAGCTTGCGGAGACGGCGAAGCAAAAAACATGGGTGTCATTCACCCATGAAAACGACCCGTACAGCCTGCTTCATTGGTCGGTCGCCGGTCCGTACCAAGACAAAAAGGACGTGTGGCTTTTGCAAAATGAGATGACATTTGAAACGAGAGAGTTTGCGACGCTTGATGACGCGATCGCCTGGCTCGGCGAGCATATGCCGCACATTACCGAGGTGCTGTAA
- a CDS encoding YqkE family protein produces the protein MVKTDAGRKKEREQSTVTLADRLGADIEAKLLAKKRALAEEQQRQRAAEEARRREEARRRDERKSFAELLEESELDWRKFK, from the coding sequence ATGGTGAAAACAGATGCGGGGCGGAAAAAAGAGCGAGAGCAGTCGACGGTGACGCTTGCTGACCGGCTTGGCGCCGACATCGAAGCGAAGCTGCTTGCGAAAAAGAGGGCGCTTGCCGAGGAACAACAGCGGCAACGGGCGGCGGAAGAAGCGCGGCGCCGCGAGGAAGCGCGCCGGCGCGACGAGCGGAAGTCGTTTGCTGAGCTGCTTGAAGAAAGCGAGCTTGACTGGCGCAAGTTTAAATAA
- a CDS encoding CynX/NimT family MFS transporter has product MRQKTAAAGTAASPAFMVAAVVILAANLRAPLTTVGPLVPDLQRELGLSHTAAGALTTIPLLAFALLAPVAAVFARRFGMERTLFGSLVVLLAGELVRPLSGGVFLFLGTALIGAAIAVDNVLMPALIKDAFSHRIGLMMGVYTVTMNMSAAFASGLAVPLADEWGIGWEGALRFWALVAALALVVWLPQAWRQKSSASGVPAGSRRFSLWRSALAWQVTLFMGLQSLFFYCLVTWLPELGQSKGLAADTAGWLLFFFQFAQLPMMFVSPMLAERMDNQKVLIGSAVLLMAFGTAAFVAGQGWLLWAGALLAGIGAGMAFSLAMMLFTLRTRRPLEAAQLSAMAQSVGYLLSAAGPPLFGALYDAAGHFLPPLVLLLAVCAAMIVFGLGAARDKYVDDEVA; this is encoded by the coding sequence ATGAGGCAAAAAACTGCGGCGGCGGGTACAGCGGCTTCTCCGGCGTTTATGGTGGCGGCGGTCGTGATCTTGGCCGCCAACTTGCGCGCGCCGCTCACGACGGTCGGGCCGCTCGTTCCTGACCTGCAGCGGGAGCTGGGCCTTTCCCACACGGCGGCTGGGGCGTTGACGACGATTCCGCTGTTGGCGTTTGCCTTGTTGGCTCCGGTGGCGGCTGTGTTCGCCCGACGGTTCGGAATGGAGCGGACGCTGTTCGGTTCGCTTGTTGTGCTGCTTGCCGGCGAACTCGTTCGTCCGCTTTCGGGAGGGGTTTTTCTATTTCTCGGCACGGCGCTGATTGGAGCCGCCATCGCGGTCGATAACGTCCTCATGCCGGCGCTGATCAAAGACGCGTTTTCTCACCGGATCGGCTTGATGATGGGCGTTTATACCGTAACGATGAACATGAGCGCCGCCTTCGCTTCCGGTCTTGCGGTTCCGCTCGCTGATGAGTGGGGGATCGGCTGGGAAGGAGCGCTTCGCTTTTGGGCGCTGGTTGCCGCGTTGGCGCTTGTTGTTTGGCTGCCGCAAGCTTGGCGCCAGAAGTCGAGCGCGAGCGGCGTCCCGGCGGGAAGCCGGCGCTTTTCGCTTTGGCGCTCGGCGCTTGCCTGGCAAGTGACGCTGTTTATGGGACTGCAATCGTTGTTCTTTTATTGCCTTGTCACGTGGCTGCCGGAGCTTGGCCAAAGCAAAGGCTTGGCGGCCGATACCGCCGGATGGCTGCTCTTTTTCTTCCAGTTTGCCCAGCTGCCGATGATGTTCGTCTCACCGATGCTCGCGGAGCGGATGGACAATCAAAAAGTGCTGATCGGTTCGGCGGTGCTGCTCATGGCGTTTGGAACGGCCGCCTTTGTGGCTGGCCAAGGTTGGCTGCTTTGGGCGGGGGCGCTTTTGGCCGGCATCGGCGCCGGCATGGCGTTTTCGCTGGCGATGATGCTGTTTACGTTGCGCACGCGCCGTCCGCTGGAAGCCGCCCAGCTCTCGGCTATGGCCCAATCGGTCGGCTACTTGCTGTCGGCGGCCGGCCCGCCGCTGTTTGGGGCGCTGTATGATGCAGCTGGTCATTTTCTCCCTCCCCTCGTTTTATTGCTAGCCGTTTGCGCGGCCATGATCGTGTTTGGCTTGGGGGCAGCAAGGGACAAGTATGTAGATGATGAGGTTGCCTGA
- a CDS encoding aldo/keto reductase, translating into MKKRRIGTSDLYVSEIGLGCMSLGTDEHHAIYLIHEALERGINYLDTADLYDRGLNEEFVGKAVKGKRDQVIIATKVGNRWRADGSGWDWDPSKAYIKQAVKDSLRRLQTDYIDLYQLHGGTIDDPIDETIEAFEELKQEGVIRWYGISSIRPNVIREYVKRSNIVSVMMQYSLLDRRPEEWFPLLREHQISVIARGPVAKGLLTNRPLEAAQAAVKEHGYLDYSYEDLQALIPKLKEKTAGRRSLTATALQFCLHDPVVAAVIPGASRLEQLEENISAASAPPLDADEYEWLKQVTKRSIYDMHR; encoded by the coding sequence GTGAAAAAGCGCCGCATCGGCACATCAGACTTATACGTCAGCGAAATCGGGCTCGGCTGCATGTCGCTCGGCACGGATGAACACCATGCCATCTATCTCATTCATGAAGCATTGGAGCGCGGCATCAACTACTTGGATACAGCCGATTTATACGACCGCGGCTTAAACGAGGAATTTGTCGGCAAAGCGGTGAAAGGAAAACGCGACCAAGTCATCATCGCAACCAAGGTCGGCAACCGTTGGCGCGCGGACGGAAGCGGCTGGGATTGGGATCCGTCAAAAGCCTATATCAAACAAGCGGTCAAAGACAGCCTGCGCCGCCTGCAAACGGACTACATTGATTTATACCAGCTCCATGGCGGCACGATCGACGACCCGATCGACGAAACGATTGAAGCGTTCGAAGAGCTGAAGCAAGAAGGCGTCATCCGCTGGTACGGCATCTCCTCGATCCGCCCCAACGTCATCCGCGAATACGTGAAGCGCTCGAACATCGTCAGCGTCATGATGCAATACAGCTTGCTTGACCGCCGCCCGGAAGAGTGGTTTCCGCTGCTTCGCGAACATCAAATCAGCGTCATCGCCCGCGGTCCGGTCGCTAAAGGCTTGCTCACCAACCGCCCGCTCGAAGCGGCGCAGGCGGCGGTGAAAGAACACGGCTACCTCGATTATTCATACGAAGACTTGCAGGCGCTCATCCCGAAGCTGAAAGAAAAAACGGCCGGCCGCCGTTCCTTGACCGCGACCGCGCTGCAATTTTGCCTGCATGATCCGGTCGTTGCCGCCGTCATTCCGGGGGCGAGCCGGCTCGAACAGCTCGAGGAAAACATCTCCGCCGCTTCCGCCCCGCCGCTTGACGCTGACGAATACGAATGGTTAAAACAAGTAACGAAGCGCTCGATCTATGACATGCACCGATGA
- a CDS encoding NUDIX hydrolase translates to MEKLYEKTVRKEKLFSGRIIDLYIEEVELPNGKMSRREVIKHPGAVAVLPLLLDGKIVLVRQYRKALERALVEIPAGKLEHGEEPLASARRELEEETGYRARSLRHLISFYTSPGFADELIHLYVAEGLEKVEDGAGLDEDEFVELLEVTLEEALAMLERRDIYDAKTAYALQYLQLRRALGEQNGA, encoded by the coding sequence ATGGAAAAGTTGTATGAAAAAACGGTTCGCAAAGAGAAACTGTTCAGCGGCCGCATCATTGACTTGTATATCGAGGAAGTCGAGCTGCCAAACGGGAAAATGAGCCGACGCGAGGTGATCAAACACCCGGGGGCGGTGGCGGTGCTGCCGCTGTTGCTGGACGGGAAAATCGTTCTTGTCCGCCAGTACCGAAAAGCGCTCGAGCGCGCATTGGTCGAGATTCCGGCGGGCAAGCTAGAACATGGGGAAGAGCCGCTCGCTTCCGCACGCCGCGAGCTTGAAGAAGAAACCGGCTACCGGGCCCGTTCGCTGCGCCATCTCATTTCGTTTTATACATCGCCCGGTTTTGCCGATGAGCTCATCCATTTGTACGTCGCGGAAGGGCTCGAAAAAGTCGAAGATGGCGCCGGGTTGGATGAAGATGAGTTTGTCGAACTGTTGGAAGTGACATTGGAGGAGGCGCTTGCGATGCTTGAACGCCGCGACATTTACGATGCGAAAACGGCATACGCCTTGCAATATTTGCAGCTGCGCCGCGCGCTAGGGGAGCAAAATGGCGCATAA
- a CDS encoding endonuclease Q family protein — MAHNKNEGGLGRYYADLHIHIGRTASGRPVKITGARTLTLANILREAAEVKGIDIIGVIDSHVPEVLDELEQAMEKHGWREHEGGGVSAGKVTLLLGSEIEVYDGHCHGPIHVLVFLPTVQAMRTFSRWLGQRVKNISLSSQRIYASGRELQAAAKEQGGWFIPAHAFTPFKSLYGKGVQHSLTEVFDPDRIDAIELGLSADTAMADQIAELHRYPYVTNSDAHSLRKIAREYEQVRLAAPTFAELEKALRGEDGRTIIANYGLNPKLGKYHRTVCERCLAPVSPEAERCPACGHHRFVKGVFDRLAELKTAERGPKRPPYIYQVPLEFIPGLGPKAYEKLLARFGTEMRVLHEAAEEEIAETVGEKLAQLIVLARSGALHIEVGGGGRYGKVREG; from the coding sequence ATGGCGCATAACAAAAACGAGGGCGGCCTCGGCCGTTATTACGCGGATTTACATATCCACATCGGCCGCACCGCTTCCGGCCGCCCGGTGAAAATTACTGGGGCGCGGACGTTGACGTTGGCCAACATCTTGCGTGAGGCGGCTGAGGTGAAAGGAATCGACATCATCGGCGTCATTGACAGCCATGTGCCCGAAGTGCTGGACGAGCTGGAGCAGGCGATGGAGAAGCACGGGTGGCGCGAACATGAGGGGGGCGGCGTCAGCGCCGGAAAGGTGACGCTTTTGTTGGGCAGCGAAATCGAAGTATATGACGGCCATTGCCATGGACCGATCCACGTTCTCGTTTTTTTGCCGACCGTTCAGGCGATGCGCACGTTTTCCCGCTGGCTTGGCCAACGGGTGAAGAACATATCGCTCAGTTCGCAGCGCATTTACGCATCCGGCCGCGAGCTGCAAGCTGCCGCGAAAGAGCAGGGCGGCTGGTTCATTCCCGCGCACGCGTTCACCCCGTTTAAAAGCTTGTACGGAAAAGGAGTCCAGCACAGCTTGACAGAAGTGTTTGACCCGGATCGGATCGATGCCATTGAGCTTGGGTTAAGCGCCGATACGGCGATGGCGGACCAGATCGCTGAATTGCATCGCTACCCGTACGTAACGAATTCCGATGCCCATTCATTGCGAAAAATCGCCCGCGAATATGAGCAAGTGCGGCTCGCCGCCCCGACGTTTGCGGAGTTGGAAAAAGCGCTCCGCGGTGAAGACGGGCGTACGATCATCGCCAATTACGGCTTGAATCCAAAGCTTGGCAAATATCACCGAACGGTGTGCGAGCGCTGCCTTGCGCCGGTCTCGCCTGAGGCTGAGCGCTGTCCGGCGTGCGGCCATCACCGCTTTGTTAAGGGGGTATTCGACCGGCTTGCGGAGTTGAAAACAGCGGAACGCGGGCCGAAGCGGCCGCCGTATATTTATCAAGTGCCGCTTGAATTCATTCCCGGCCTTGGCCCGAAGGCGTATGAAAAGCTGCTCGCCCGTTTTGGCACCGAAATGCGCGTTCTTCATGAGGCCGCGGAGGAAGAGATCGCGGAGACAGTGGGAGAAAAGTTGGCCCAACTGATCGTCCTTGCCCGCAGCGGTGCGCTCCATATCGAGGTCGGGGGCGGTGGGAGATACGGAAAAGTGCGGGAGGGGTAA
- the spoIIM gene encoding stage II sporulation protein M — MRTHPLKSAVAVHWREHASLYVFVIVLFLMGVIFGAIVVNSLGFSQKQDLYYYLTQFFGQVSKDNIASAHDMFRQSYMHNVKYTALMWVLGISVIGLPIILVLLFFKGVVVGFTVGFLVNQMGWRGFLLSFVSIMPQNLVAIPLMIVMGVISVSFSLHMVRNQFMKRPHGSMFPMVMRYAAAMAAVALGLLLSSAVEAYLSPALMKQAVHWTMNLIIINII, encoded by the coding sequence ATGAGAACCCATCCGCTGAAATCGGCCGTCGCTGTTCATTGGCGTGAACATGCTTCGCTGTATGTGTTTGTCATCGTCCTGTTTCTCATGGGCGTCATTTTCGGCGCCATTGTCGTCAACAGCCTCGGTTTCAGTCAAAAACAAGACTTGTACTATTACTTGACGCAATTTTTTGGACAAGTGTCAAAAGACAATATCGCAAGCGCCCATGATATGTTTCGGCAAAGCTATATGCACAACGTTAAATATACCGCGTTGATGTGGGTGCTTGGCATTTCTGTCATTGGCTTGCCGATCATTCTTGTTCTGCTGTTTTTCAAAGGCGTCGTCGTCGGCTTTACGGTCGGTTTTTTAGTCAATCAAATGGGTTGGCGCGGGTTTCTTTTGTCGTTTGTGTCCATCATGCCGCAAAACTTGGTGGCCATTCCACTCATGATCGTCATGGGCGTCATTTCTGTTTCATTTTCCTTGCACATGGTGCGCAACCAGTTTATGAAGCGGCCGCATGGATCGATGTTTCCGATGGTGATGCGCTACGCAGCAGCGATGGCGGCTGTTGCCCTCGGACTGCTTCTTTCCTCGGCGGTTGAGGCGTATCTTTCGCCGGCATTAATGAAACAGGCGGTTCACTGGACCATGAATTTAATCATAATCAATATTATATAA
- the fur gene encoding ferric iron uptake transcriptional regulator has product MEDRVERIKKQLHSAGYKLTPQREATVRVLLEHEEDHLSAEDVYLLVKEKSPEIGLATVYRTLELLTELKIVDKINFGDGVSRYDLRKEGAAHFHHHLICLECGSVAEIQEDLLEDVEAIVEEKWKFKIKDHRLTFHGICHRCQQKHEEK; this is encoded by the coding sequence ATGGAAGATCGTGTGGAACGAATCAAGAAGCAGCTGCATTCGGCGGGGTACAAGCTGACGCCGCAGCGGGAAGCGACGGTAAGAGTCCTGCTTGAACATGAAGAAGACCATTTAAGCGCGGAAGACGTCTACCTCCTCGTGAAAGAAAAATCCCCAGAAATCGGGTTGGCAACCGTTTACCGGACGCTCGAACTGTTAACTGAGCTGAAAATTGTCGATAAAATCAATTTCGGGGACGGGGTGTCGCGCTATGACCTTCGCAAGGAAGGAGCGGCCCATTTCCACCACCACCTCATCTGCTTGGAATGCGGATCGGTGGCGGAAATTCAAGAAGATTTGCTTGAGGATGTCGAAGCGATTGTTGAGGAGAAGTGGAAATTTAAAATTAAAGACCATCGTTTGACGTTCCACGGCATTTGTCACCGTTGCCAGCAAAAGCATGAAGAAAAATAA
- a CDS encoding YqzK family protein, with product MKTVWQMVKVFLLFTGCTILFYYSLVWFNREYEYYHRYDEPKGSAVKVSAAESAPPSWLDRLLFFYRDGE from the coding sequence ATGAAAACCGTTTGGCAAATGGTGAAAGTGTTTCTTTTATTTACGGGATGCACCATTTTATTTTATTATAGTCTTGTATGGTTTAACCGCGAGTACGAGTATTACCACCGATACGATGAGCCGAAGGGATCGGCGGTCAAAGTATCGGCGGCGGAAAGTGCGCCGCCAAGTTGGCTCGACCGGCTGTTATTTTTTTATCGCGATGGGGAGTAG
- the xerD gene encoding site-specific tyrosine recombinase XerD: MEYELKDFLHYLTVERNLAHNTIVSYERDLKKYVRYLRQVEQLQAWGEVERLHILHFLKFLSEQGQSARTIARHLASIRSFHQFLLREKIAAQDPTVHIETPQFERTLPKVLSVEEVEALLAAPQTDTPFGLRDKAMLELLYATGMRVSELVQLNLSDVHLAMGFVRCYGKGRKERIVPIGRMAIEALTHYLERGRPQLVNPRRRATEALFLNHYGQRLTRQGFWKILKRLAKEAGIEKELTPHTLRHSFATHLLENGADLRAVQELLGHADISTTQMYTHVTKTRLKDVYKQYHPRA, encoded by the coding sequence TTGGAATACGAGTTGAAAGATTTTCTGCATTATTTGACGGTGGAGCGGAATTTGGCGCACAATACGATCGTCTCATATGAACGCGATTTGAAAAAATACGTCCGCTATTTGCGCCAAGTCGAGCAGCTTCAGGCGTGGGGCGAAGTGGAGCGCCTCCATATTCTCCATTTTTTAAAGTTTTTAAGCGAACAAGGGCAATCAGCAAGGACGATCGCCCGCCATTTGGCGTCGATCCGTTCGTTTCATCAGTTTTTGCTAAGGGAGAAAATCGCGGCGCAAGATCCGACCGTCCATATTGAAACGCCGCAGTTTGAACGGACGCTGCCAAAAGTGCTGTCGGTCGAGGAAGTGGAAGCTCTGCTTGCGGCGCCGCAAACCGATACGCCGTTTGGGCTGCGCGACAAGGCGATGCTGGAGCTGTTGTATGCGACCGGCATGCGCGTCAGTGAGCTTGTGCAGCTCAACTTAAGCGATGTGCATTTGGCGATGGGGTTTGTCCGCTGTTATGGAAAAGGGCGGAAAGAGCGGATCGTGCCGATCGGGCGCATGGCGATTGAAGCGCTTACCCACTATTTGGAGCGAGGGCGCCCGCAGTTGGTCAATCCGCGCCGGCGGGCAACGGAGGCGCTGTTTTTGAACCATTACGGCCAGCGGTTGACACGGCAAGGGTTTTGGAAAATTTTAAAGCGCCTCGCGAAAGAAGCCGGCATTGAAAAAGAATTGACGCCGCATACGCTTCGGCATTCGTTTGCGACGCATCTGTTGGAGAACGGAGCCGATTTGCGTGCTGTTCAGGAGTTGCTTGGGCATGCCGACATTTCGACGACGCAAATGTATACGCATGTGACGAAAACGCGCCTCAAAGACGTGTACAAACAGTATCACCCGCGCGCCTAG
- the deoB gene encoding phosphopentomutase, with product MNVKATYRRVFLIVMDSVGIGEAPDAEKYNDKGADTLGHIAEHRGGLHLPNMAKLGLSHIREIKGVPKVDRPLAYYTKMKEASAGKDTMTGHWELMGLRIDKPFRVFPNGFPDELIAELERRTGRNVIGNKPASGTAIIEELGEEHMKTGALIVYTSADSVLQIAAHEQVVPLEELYRICEIARELTRDEPYMVGRVIARPFIGAPGHFERTANRHDYALKPFGRTVMNELKDAGYEVIAIGKIADIYDNEGVTQSLRTTSNMDGMDKLIDTLGMDFTGLSFVNLVDFDAKYGHRRDPKGYGDALEEFDARLADVLPRLKEDDLLIITADHGNDPVHHGTDHTREYVPLLVYSPRFQGGKPLPIRETFADVGATIADNFQVNRPPHGISFLADLD from the coding sequence ATAAATGTGAAAGCGACGTACCGGCGCGTCTTTTTGATTGTGATGGATTCCGTCGGCATCGGCGAGGCGCCGGATGCCGAGAAATACAACGACAAAGGAGCGGATACGCTCGGCCATATCGCCGAGCATCGCGGCGGCCTTCATCTGCCGAATATGGCGAAGCTCGGCTTAAGCCATATTCGTGAGATCAAAGGGGTTCCGAAAGTCGATCGCCCGCTGGCGTACTATACCAAAATGAAGGAAGCCTCCGCAGGCAAAGATACGATGACCGGCCATTGGGAGCTGATGGGCCTTCGCATTGACAAACCGTTTCGCGTGTTTCCGAATGGATTTCCGGATGAATTGATCGCCGAGCTTGAGCGGCGCACCGGCCGGAACGTGATCGGCAACAAACCGGCGAGCGGAACGGCGATTATCGAAGAACTTGGCGAAGAGCATATGAAAACAGGGGCGCTCATCGTCTATACATCAGCCGACTCCGTTTTGCAAATCGCCGCCCATGAACAAGTGGTGCCGCTTGAGGAATTGTACCGCATTTGCGAAATCGCTCGTGAATTAACGCGCGACGAGCCGTATATGGTTGGGCGAGTCATCGCCCGACCGTTCATCGGTGCACCCGGCCATTTTGAACGAACCGCCAACCGGCACGACTATGCGCTTAAGCCGTTCGGCCGAACGGTGATGAATGAATTGAAAGACGCCGGTTATGAAGTGATTGCCATCGGGAAGATCGCCGATATTTACGACAATGAAGGAGTTACCCAATCGTTGCGAACGACATCCAATATGGACGGAATGGATAAGCTCATCGACACGCTCGGCATGGACTTTACCGGGTTGAGTTTCGTCAATCTCGTCGATTTTGACGCCAAGTACGGCCATCGCCGCGATCCAAAAGGTTACGGCGATGCACTGGAGGAGTTTGATGCCCGGCTCGCCGATGTGCTGCCGCGTCTGAAAGAAGACGACTTGCTGATCATCACGGCCGATCATGGCAACGACCCGGTGCATCACGGAACCGACCATACGCGCGAATATGTGCCGCTTTTGGTGTACAGCCCGCGCTTTCAAGGCGGAAAGCCGCTCCCGATCCGGGAGACGTTCGCCGATGTCGGCGCTACGATTGCGGATAACTTCCAAGTCAATCGGCCGCCGCACGGCATCAGCTTTTTGGCTGATCTGGATTAA
- a CDS encoding purine-nucleoside phosphorylase, whose product MDRQAIEKAARHLRPLMPAPPKIGLILGSGLGVLADEIEEAVRIPYEEIPGFPVSTVEGHAGRLVYGRLEGATVVAMQGRFHYYEGYSLQEVTFPIRVMKALGVRELIVTNAAGGVNERFQPGDFMIISDHINLLGTNPLIGPNDPELGPRFPDMTEAYSRRLRELAKETAARLSVRVHEGVYVANTGPSYETPAEIRMVRTLGGDAVGMSTVPEVIVARHAGMEVLGISCISNMAAGMSDSPLHHDEVVETAERVKTDFLRLVKAIVAEMAKSK is encoded by the coding sequence ATGGATCGGCAAGCCATTGAAAAAGCCGCTCGTCATTTGCGGCCATTGATGCCCGCGCCTCCTAAAATCGGCCTCATTCTCGGCTCGGGGCTCGGTGTGCTCGCGGATGAAATCGAAGAGGCGGTTCGCATTCCGTATGAGGAGATTCCCGGCTTTCCGGTGTCGACCGTTGAAGGACACGCTGGACGGCTCGTGTATGGCCGGCTTGAGGGGGCGACCGTTGTCGCCATGCAGGGGCGGTTTCATTATTATGAAGGGTATTCGCTTCAGGAAGTGACGTTTCCCATCCGGGTGATGAAGGCGCTTGGCGTCCGGGAATTGATTGTGACAAACGCTGCCGGCGGCGTCAATGAACGATTCCAGCCCGGCGATTTCATGATCATCTCCGATCACATCAACCTGCTGGGCACAAATCCGCTCATAGGGCCGAATGATCCAGAACTCGGCCCGCGTTTTCCGGACATGACGGAAGCGTACAGCCGGCGGCTGCGCGAGCTGGCCAAGGAAACGGCGGCGAGACTGAGCGTTCGTGTGCATGAGGGGGTGTATGTCGCCAACACCGGGCCGTCGTACGAGACACCGGCAGAAATTCGCATGGTGCGTACGCTCGGCGGTGATGCGGTCGGCATGTCGACCGTTCCGGAAGTGATCGTCGCCCGCCATGCGGGCATGGAGGTGCTTGGCATTTCGTGCATTTCGAATATGGCGGCAGGGATGTCGGATTCCCCGCTTCACCATGATGAAGTGGTCGAAACGGCGGAGCGGGTAAAGACGGATTTTTTGCGGCTCGTGAAAGCGATTGTCGCTGAAATGGCGAAATCAAAATGA